In Hemiscyllium ocellatum isolate sHemOce1 chromosome 16, sHemOce1.pat.X.cur, whole genome shotgun sequence, one genomic interval encodes:
- the mrnip gene encoding MRN complex-interacting protein isoform X1 yields MAQRFQVLRCCFCKMYQVQQVKKSKKWNCKLCEAKQSVLKVYGQGSGADCRRHVQKLNMLQGERMQTVEAAACSIEEPAFANTDCNCQRLCTVSEQLESSASSRWSVYLDQTPINDASDEEGKEEDIVYTDRQQFQASVRNANRNRSKRKRGLCTSKQLYGNRTENNETKSSQTTMGHYLKCMNSTPTEGGSRCQEIRNRGSNNGSESNPVTSLSDKSQHDTITYPTKQLGSQASRWDRFLPHSTADDDEFFNQDTKTTEGYLTCVDSPCTDQYSTHSVVEDHKTDVDGFSDLKAACNGCPSSPQITGRVTEGTVTRSLTSLECVEEDMTTLSLPELTSDVHGLSNIACRAVTAVHHPLPTSMHDAPGVSRALKSGHCLPPQSLPVHQLSVYENPSTAFGFQAKQPSYFLSLFQTEEDFDDV; encoded by the exons GTTAAGAAGAGCAAGAAGTGGAACTGCAAATTGTGTGAAGCAAAACAATCAGTGCTGAAG GTTTATGGCCAGGGCTCAGGCGCTGACTGTCGACGACATGTACAGAAGTTGAACATGCTGCAGGGAGAAAGGATGCAGACAGTGGAAGCAGCTGCTTG CTCCATTGAGGAACCAGCATTTGCAAACACTGACTGTAACTGCCAAAGACTTTGTACAGTGAGTGAGCAG TTGGAGAGCTCAGCCAGCAGTCGCTGGAGTGTTTATTTGGACCAGACTCCCATTAATGACGCATCAGATGAAGAAGGAAAAGAGGAAGACATTGTATACACAGATCGCCAGCAGTTCCAGGCAAGTGTGAGGAATGCCAACAGGAATAGAAG CAAACGTAAAAGGGGATTATGTACCTCAAAGCAGCTGTATGGAAACCGTACTGAGAACAATGAAACAAAGTCCTCTCAAACAACCATGGGTCATTATTTG AAATGCATGAACTCCACACCAACTGAAGGAGGAAGCAGATGTCAAGAGATTAGGAATAGAGGAAGTAACAATGGTTCTGAATCCAATCCAGTGACCTCACTGAGCGATAAGAGCCAACATGACACAATCACTTACCCAACTAAGCAACTGGGTTCACAGGCCTCTAGATGGGATAGATTCCTGCCACATAGTACTGCAGATGATGATGAATTCTTCAATCAAGACACTAAGACGACTGAGGGATATCTAACCTGCGTGGATTCTCCCTGCACTGACCAGTACTCAACACATTCTGTTGTTGAAGATCACAAAACAGATGTGGATGGTTTTAGTGACTTGAAGGCAGCTTGTAATGGCTGCCCAAGTTCACCACAAATCACTGGAAGAGTTACAGAGGGAACTGTGACTCGATCACTCACTTCTCTGGAATGTGTTGAAGAAGACATGACTACGCTGAGTTTGCCTGAGCTTACCAGTGATGTGCATGGACTCAGCAACATTGCATGCAGAGCTGTAACAGCAGTGCACCACCCTTTGCCTACATCCATGCATGATGCCCCTGGAGTTTCAAGAGCTCTAAAGTCAGGGCATTGTTTGCCCCCTCAATCTCTACCAGTACATCAACTTTCAGTTTATGAGAATCCCAGTACAGCTTTTGGATTCCAGGCTAAGCAACCCAGCTACTTTCTGTCCCTCTTTCAGACAGAGGAGGATTTTGATGATGTGTGA
- the mrnip gene encoding MRN complex-interacting protein isoform X2: MAQRFQVLRCCFCKMYQVQQVYGQGSGADCRRHVQKLNMLQGERMQTVEAAACSIEEPAFANTDCNCQRLCTVSEQLESSASSRWSVYLDQTPINDASDEEGKEEDIVYTDRQQFQASVRNANRNRSKRKRGLCTSKQLYGNRTENNETKSSQTTMGHYLKCMNSTPTEGGSRCQEIRNRGSNNGSESNPVTSLSDKSQHDTITYPTKQLGSQASRWDRFLPHSTADDDEFFNQDTKTTEGYLTCVDSPCTDQYSTHSVVEDHKTDVDGFSDLKAACNGCPSSPQITGRVTEGTVTRSLTSLECVEEDMTTLSLPELTSDVHGLSNIACRAVTAVHHPLPTSMHDAPGVSRALKSGHCLPPQSLPVHQLSVYENPSTAFGFQAKQPSYFLSLFQTEEDFDDV, from the exons GTTTATGGCCAGGGCTCAGGCGCTGACTGTCGACGACATGTACAGAAGTTGAACATGCTGCAGGGAGAAAGGATGCAGACAGTGGAAGCAGCTGCTTG CTCCATTGAGGAACCAGCATTTGCAAACACTGACTGTAACTGCCAAAGACTTTGTACAGTGAGTGAGCAG TTGGAGAGCTCAGCCAGCAGTCGCTGGAGTGTTTATTTGGACCAGACTCCCATTAATGACGCATCAGATGAAGAAGGAAAAGAGGAAGACATTGTATACACAGATCGCCAGCAGTTCCAGGCAAGTGTGAGGAATGCCAACAGGAATAGAAG CAAACGTAAAAGGGGATTATGTACCTCAAAGCAGCTGTATGGAAACCGTACTGAGAACAATGAAACAAAGTCCTCTCAAACAACCATGGGTCATTATTTG AAATGCATGAACTCCACACCAACTGAAGGAGGAAGCAGATGTCAAGAGATTAGGAATAGAGGAAGTAACAATGGTTCTGAATCCAATCCAGTGACCTCACTGAGCGATAAGAGCCAACATGACACAATCACTTACCCAACTAAGCAACTGGGTTCACAGGCCTCTAGATGGGATAGATTCCTGCCACATAGTACTGCAGATGATGATGAATTCTTCAATCAAGACACTAAGACGACTGAGGGATATCTAACCTGCGTGGATTCTCCCTGCACTGACCAGTACTCAACACATTCTGTTGTTGAAGATCACAAAACAGATGTGGATGGTTTTAGTGACTTGAAGGCAGCTTGTAATGGCTGCCCAAGTTCACCACAAATCACTGGAAGAGTTACAGAGGGAACTGTGACTCGATCACTCACTTCTCTGGAATGTGTTGAAGAAGACATGACTACGCTGAGTTTGCCTGAGCTTACCAGTGATGTGCATGGACTCAGCAACATTGCATGCAGAGCTGTAACAGCAGTGCACCACCCTTTGCCTACATCCATGCATGATGCCCCTGGAGTTTCAAGAGCTCTAAAGTCAGGGCATTGTTTGCCCCCTCAATCTCTACCAGTACATCAACTTTCAGTTTATGAGAATCCCAGTACAGCTTTTGGATTCCAGGCTAAGCAACCCAGCTACTTTCTGTCCCTCTTTCAGACAGAGGAGGATTTTGATGATGTGTGA